A region from the Brachyspira hampsonii genome encodes:
- a CDS encoding ankyrin repeat domain-containing protein: MSDIVEYVKNNDIENVKKCLESDNTLADARDEESKFTLLMICSKKGYFDIAKLLVEEGANLNSRSRTGITALMFACAEKQVKIAEYLIDSGADVNLRDKPLFSALLYASLTKEHDIIRALIEAGADVNAKNFKLVTPLMFAAGINDIETMKLLIENGADIEHKNKDGERALEFAIRKEQKEAAEYLKTVSK, from the coding sequence ATGTCTGATATAGTTGAGTATGTGAAAAATAATGATATAGAGAATGTGAAAAAATGTTTGGAGTCTGATAATACTTTGGCAGATGCCAGAGATGAAGAATCTAAATTTACATTGCTTATGATTTGTTCTAAGAAAGGTTATTTTGATATAGCCAAACTTTTAGTAGAAGAAGGTGCTAATTTAAATTCAAGAAGCAGAACAGGAATAACCGCTTTAATGTTCGCATGTGCTGAGAAACAGGTGAAAATAGCTGAGTATTTAATAGATTCTGGGGCTGATGTTAATTTAAGAGATAAACCTTTATTTTCAGCTCTACTTTATGCCTCTCTAACAAAAGAGCATGATATAATAAGGGCATTGATTGAGGCGGGTGCTGATGTTAATGCTAAGAATTTCAAACTTGTAACACCATTAATGTTTGCTGCTGGTATAAATGATATAGAAACAATGAAATTATTAATAGAAAATGGGGCAGATATAGAGCATAAAAATAAAGACGGTGAAAGAGCTTTAGAATTTGCTATTCGTAAAGAGCAGAAAGAAGCAGCAGAGTATTTAAAAACTGTTTCTAAATAA
- a CDS encoding ankyrin repeat domain-containing protein, protein MQKYLILIFIIFNGFLYSEYIISDNKYDINRYEDKIFIYVQQNNYKGVKELLDNGIDTNILDIDKISPLMIASFNGFNDIVDLLIKNNADVNIVNNFGYSAIMAAAAGGHYDIFNVLLENGSNINQVNNDGNNVLIESCFSKNTDMVKKILEFDIDINHQNNMGYTALIQAVINYYEDAVNILLDNNADINIVSNDGKSALIFAVIRENIDIINILLKYNPNINIGDNDSNTALDYAYDTGNEKIINMIREYYENNNI, encoded by the coding sequence ATGCAAAAATATTTAATTTTAATATTTATCATATTTAATGGTTTTTTATATTCAGAGTATATAATAAGCGACAATAAATATGATATCAATAGATATGAAGATAAAATTTTTATATATGTTCAGCAGAATAATTATAAAGGAGTAAAAGAGTTATTAGATAATGGAATTGATACCAATATACTTGACATTGATAAAATATCTCCTTTAATGATTGCTTCTTTTAACGGATTTAATGATATAGTTGATTTACTTATAAAAAATAATGCTGATGTAAATATAGTTAATAATTTCGGATATAGTGCTATTATGGCAGCAGCTGCCGGAGGACATTATGATATTTTTAATGTCTTATTAGAAAATGGTTCTAATATTAATCAAGTAAATAATGACGGAAACAATGTATTGATAGAGTCTTGTTTTTCCAAGAATACGGATATGGTTAAAAAAATATTAGAGTTTGACATTGATATTAATCATCAAAACAATATGGGATATACTGCATTAATACAGGCGGTTATAAATTATTATGAAGATGCTGTTAATATTTTATTAGACAATAATGCTGATATTAATATTGTTAGTAATGATGGTAAAAGTGCATTGATTTTTGCTGTTATAAGAGAAAATATTGATATAATTAATATTTTACTTAAATATAATCCTAATATTAATATTGGAGATAATGATTCAAATACGGCTTTAGATTATGCTTATGATACAGGTAATGAAAAAATTATTAATATGATTAGAGAATATTACGAGAATAATAACATTTAA